Proteins encoded within one genomic window of Triticum aestivum cultivar Chinese Spring chromosome 2D, IWGSC CS RefSeq v2.1, whole genome shotgun sequence:
- the LOC123056140 gene encoding putative expansin-B14, giving the protein MASSSFAVFAAKASCWLLLLSHSVSGWSDAGATWYGPRIGGGSDGGACGYQRDVESPPFSAMITAGGPSLYKNGKGCGACYQVRCSSNAACSGRPVTVVVTDQCPGGPCLAEATHFDLSGKAFGALAKPGQADNLRNAGNIKVQYNRVPCNWRGVAFRVDAGSNPNYLAVLIEYESGDGDLQAVELQQRGGRWAPMQQSWGAVWKYNSGSTLQAPMSIRITSSSGRKLVATNVIPSGWQAGKTYRSIHK; this is encoded by the exons ATGGCTTCTTCTTCCTTCGCCGTTTTTGCGGCTAAAGCCAGTTGCTGGCTCCTCCTCCTTTCCCACAGCGTTTCCGGCTGGTCCGACGCCGGCGCGACGTGGTACGGCCCCCGCATCGGCGGCGGAAGCGACG GTGGAGCGTGCGGGTACCAGCGCGACGTGGAGAGCCCGCCGTTCTCCGCCATGATCACGGCCGGCGGCCCCTCCCTCTACAAGAACGGCAAGGGCTGCGGCGCTTGCTATCAGGTGAGATGCAGCTCCAATGCCGCTTGCTCCGGCCGCCCAGTGACGGTGGTTGTCACCGACCAGTGCCCCGGCGGGCCGTGCCTGGCCGAGGCCACCCACTTCGACCTCAGCGGGAAGGCGTTCGGCGCCTTGGCAAAGCCCGGTCAGGCCGACAACCTCCGCAACGCCGGCAACATCAAAGTCCAGTACAACCG GGTTCCATGCAACTGGCGAGGGGTTGCCTTCAGGGTCGACGCTGGCTCAAACCCGAACTACCTCGCGGTGCTCATCGAGTATGAGTCCGGCGACGGCGACCTGCAGGCGGTCGAGCTCCAGCAGCGCGGTGGCAGGTGGGCGCCGATGCAGCAGTCGTGGGGCGCCGTGTGGAAGTACAACTCCGGGTCCACCCTACAGGCGCCCATGTCGATCCGCATCACCTCCAGCTCTGGGAGGAAGCTCGTCGCCACCAACGTCATCCCCTCCGGCTGGCAGGCTGGCAAGACCTACCGATCCATCCACAAATAG